A region of the Geomonas subterranea genome:
GGCCTTGAGCGCGTGGATGTCGGTGAGGGGCGTCGCGGCTAGCGAGACATATGATTCTATCCCGTGGGTGAGCGCGTCGACCCCGGTGGCGGCCGCGAGCTTGGCATCCTTGGTCTTGAGCAGTTCCGGATCGACGATGGCGATGTCCGGGATGAGGGAGCGGGAGATAATGGACATCTTCAGCTTCCGGTCGGTGTCCACGATGATGGTGAACTGGCTCACCTCCGACCCCGCCCCGGCCGTCGACGGAACGATGACCATGGGCGGAAGCGGCGTGGAGATCTTGTTGATCCCTTCGTAGTCCTTCAGTCTCCCCCCGTTGGAGGCTATGGTGGCGATGGCCTTGGCCACGTCGGTCGGGCTGCCGCCGCCGACCGAGACGATGCCGTCACACCCAGAGGCGAGATATTTGGCTGCGCCCTCGGTGACCTCGCAATCCTTGGGGTTGGTGGTGAGGCTGGAGAAAATGACAGTATCGAGCCCGGCCGCACGCAGGTAGTCGACCGCGATGTCCACCCAACCGGCGGATATGACGTCGTCATCGCTGACCAGGAACACCTTGGAAACGCCAAGGCGCACGACGCTCTCGCCGATCTGGCTCAGAGAGCCCCTGCCGAATATGATTTCGGGTGCAACGAACTTGCTTATTTCCATCTCTGTGACTCCTGAAACTGATTGTCGCCACGGGCCTGCCTGCACCCACGGATAACGTATACACAGGCAAGATCGGTACCAAATCCGGCTCAAAGGGACGCAGGCGGGACGGGATCTCTAATGAGGACCGCTGGTAATACCTTGAATACAAAACAATGAGACGGCTTTTTACGATCTGCGAAAAAAAGTGGCTCGATTTGGAACAGTCCCCGGGAGGAGGGGCGAACAGTGTCACTATATCTAACAAGCGTCATTTTTTGGAACAGAAAAAACGTCTCGTTTTGAGACAGGGCGAGTTTTCTTCGGAAGCAGACGGTGGCAGAGATTGAACTAAGTCTAATGGCGAAGGGACTTTATGCCTGCGGCATGGCGCCCCCCGGACTAACCGGCGCTGGCGGCAACCATTTTATTCTATTTCGTTGTAAACGTGGTGCGAGAAGGAGGATGGACAATGAACACCAGGGAATCCCCGGCGTACTGTCGCTTGGGGTGGCGGCGGGGCTTAGTTCTGCTTGGTCTTTAGCTTCACGTGCGGCTTGAACTCCCAGGGGGGCTGTGGGTTGTCCTGGATCCAGAGGCCGCTGCGCCTGGCGCGAGCCATCCGCTCGATCCCGATGTAGTGGGGGTGATCCCCCCTGGTGAGAAGCCTGCGATATGCCCAGGCCCAGCCGTCGTTGAGCATCTCGAGGTTGATGTTGCGGTCGTCCAGATAAACGACGGCCACGGCGACCTGCGTGGGTTCGGTCTTGAAGACAAGGGTCTCGCGGATCTCGAGGCGCACCACCTGGTGCAACACCTTGAGAGACAGGGCGCGGAAGGCGTCCTCCGAGTAAGGCTGGCCCGGCTTGTACCAGCCGGTGAACTTGTCGATCTTGGCCGTTTGGGGAGCGGCGATACCGTAGAGACGCACGGGTATTTCGGTACCGTAGGAATTGACGGTGAGGCGGTCCCCTTCGCTGACCCCGACCACCAGTCCTGCTATCATGTGCCCCGGGTGATGGGGATCGTTCTGGGCATGGGCCGGTACCACGAATAGCAGCAAAGACGACCACAGCGCCAATAAACAGCCCGCTTTTCTCAACAACAGCCCCCTTCCCACCGCCACGTCCGGTTGATTTGCTAAACCGCGCGCCATGTTAGCAAAACAGTTCAGGCAAAGCAATGCTCAATACCGCAACTGCTGCGCCGGAAGCGGTGGCAGAAGCTTGATCAGCAACTGATACGCCAGTATCTCCACCGAAACGATGCCGACGGCGATCATCACTTCGGCGAAAGAAGGGAAGTAGTGCCAGCCGTTGCCCGGATTGAACCCGATCAGGTAAACGTTGAACCGGTACAACCCGCCCCCCGAGAGCATCACCACGGCGGCGATGAACAGACGGCGAGGGGAGTGCTTTTCGCCGACGCGGAAAAACGGGATGGCGCCGATGCCCATAAGGAAACACTCGGCAAGGAAGAAGATGGAGTAGAAATCGCCGATCGCCGTGGCCACGATGGTCCCGGCGCATCACGTCCCCGATACGGATCACAAGCCATGCCGCGGTGAGCCAGGGAATGACCCGCCCCACCGCCGCGAGCTGTGAGTCGTGGAAACCGCGGTTCAGGACGAAGGAGGAAAGAACGGAAACGAAGATGACGATGGCATAGCCGAAATAGATGCAGTTAATCAGGAACAGCAGGGGGAGAAACGGGCTGTGCCAGAGCGGATGCAGCTTGGTGGACGCGATCAGCATCAGCGAACCGAGCGCGGACTGGTGCATGGTGGGAAGGATGATGCCGGCCGTGGCGGAGCAGATCAATACCCTGTTGATGATGGTCCACAACCGGGGTAAGGCGACCGGGCACCTCCCCTTCCCTGCCGGTTGCCAGGCCACCAGCCCCTTGCGCAACAGGAAGTTCAGCGCCAGGGTGCGCATGGCCGTGGGCGTGCCGCGCCCCATCAGGGCGAGCAGGTTGGGAAGGTACTCCAGACACAGGGCGATCAGGTAGCCGAAGAGGCAGAGCACGAGCTCGAAGAAGGCGGAACTGGGTTGCCAGCTGGTGGCGGAGAGGAGCCCGTGTGCGTTCCAGGGGCGGCCGATCTCGACCACGATGGAGGATGCCGCCAGGAAGGAGCCGAACAGGCTGGTAAGGATGGCGGACTTGACAAGGGTGTTGTAGTGGCCGCGGTTGATGATGTAGCTGAGAAGCGCCACCGTGTAGCCGCCGCAGGTGACGGCGGTGCCGATGGCGACGTCGTAGGCGACCCAGATGCCCCACGGGTAGCCGTCGCTCAAGTTGGAGACGGCGCCTATTCCCTTGGTGAAACGGACCGCGGTGAAGAACAGGCCGACCAGGGATAGGGACAGCAAAACGAAAAAAGATTTGGTGAAGATATTCCCCTTGCCACCGGGTGGGCGTGTACTGACACCGATCATCTCTGTCCCTGTCGCCTTGCGCTGATGAAGCGCGGCAAGTGTAAGGGGTGGAAGGGGCAGCTGTCAACATTTCCCTACTTTGGTTGCGCGGCGGCGGAGGGGCGAGTCGGGGTCGGGGAATGTCGGGGGTAAATCCCCCCTGTCCCCCCTTCGCAAAGGGGGAACGTGAGGGCGGGCAAAAAAAAGCCCCGGGGGGGGACCCGGGGCGAGGGACAGACGCGAGGTTGTGACGGCTAGGCTTCTTCGAAAAGTGCCGTGGAGAGATAGCGCTCGGCCAGGTCCGGGAGTATCACCACGATGATCTTGCCGGCGAACTCGTCCAGGTTGGCGAGGCGTACGGCTGCGGCAACGGCGGCACCGCTCGAGATCCCTACCAGGAGCCCTTCTTCCTTGGTCAGACGCTTGGCGAACTCGAGCGCCTCGTTGCTGTCGACCGCTTCGACACGGTCGATGAGGGAGAGGTCGAGGGTCTCGGGGATGAACCCGGCACCGATGCCCTGGATCTTGTGCGGACCGGGCTTGAGCTCCTGGCCGGCGAGCTTCTGCGCGATGACCGGGCTTTCCTTAGGCTCGACGGCGACCGAAATGACCGCTTTCCCCTTGGTGTGCTTGAGGTAACGAGAGATACCGGAGATGGTGCCGCCGGTTCCGACGCCGGAAACGATGACGTCGACGGCTCCGTCGGTATCGGCCCAGATCTCGGGGCCGGTGGTCTTTTCATGAATAGCGGGGTTCGCGGGGTTCTTGAACTGCTGCGGCAGGAAGTAGCGCGCAGGATCGGAAGCCGCGATCTCCTCCGCCTTGGCTACGGCGCCCTTCATCCCGGCGGAACCGGGGGTGAGGATCAGGTTTGCCCCCAGGGCGGCCAGCACCCGGCGGCGCTCGATGCTCATGGTTTCCGGCATGGTCAGGGTCAGCTTGTAGCCGCGCGCGGCGGCGACGTAAGCGAGAGCGATGCCGGTGTTGCCGCTGGTCGGCTCGACGATCTCGACCCCGGGTTTCAACACGCCACGTTCCTCGGCGTCCCAGATCATGTTGGCGCCGATACGGCACTTCACCGAGTAGGCAGGGTTGCGCCCTTCGACCTTGGCGAGGACGGTGGCCTTGGCCCCCTTGGTCACATGATTCAGCCGCACCAGCGGTGTGTTGCCAATGGATTGGGAGTTATCTTGGTAGATACGGGACATGGTGGTTGTTCTCCTTTCGGTGGGTTGCCTTTCGTTGGCCAGGCCAACGATAACATCTGCTAAATAGTCGGCAATTCCTCTTCGTTTTGGACATTTTTATATTTAACCTGCAACATTGTCAACTATTTTATTTGCGTACTTGATTCCGCTGATGTGTTTTGAAGCAAAAAGGCGCCTCTCGGTCTCTATCCAGCAGGCGACCTCCCCCTTTACGTCCGCCGTGCCGCCCCGACGTATCCCGCCTGCAATTCACGCACTGTCACGTCAATTAACGCCCGCGCAGCGGAATCAAACATCACAGTTACAAGATCAACTACACGATCTAAACCGCCAGTAGATGGCCATTTTGCTTCATGTCAACTGCCGATGCGCGAGCAGAGGTTCCAGATGGCAATAGCCACGTCTTTGCCAAAAAATGCCACGCCGCATACAACAGCTGCCAACTGTGACAATACATATTTATTTCTTGACAAATTGAGTTTCAAAAACTACCCTCCCCGCAATCGAATGACATGAGAGCAGCATCAATGTTGTGCAGGCACACCCTGTGCTGTCAAACGGAGGAGATGTGGCAGAGGCGGAAAAGGAACTTGGATTCGACACAAAACTTATCCACGGAGGGATCGTGCCCGGTCCGTCCGGCGCCACCAAGTCCGCCATCGTACAGGCGTCGGCCTTCGCCTACCAGACAGCCGAGGAACTGGAGGACGTCTTCAAAGGGAGGGCGGTCGGCCAGGTCTACACGAGGATCGGAAACCCGACCCTGGAGGGGCTTGAAAAACGGCTGGCGGTGATCGAGAACGGCATAGCAGCTGTGATCACCTCTTCGGGTATGTCCGCCATCACCACCGCGGTCATGGCCGTGGTGAGAAACGGGGACGAGATACTTTCCTCGGCGTCCCTTTTTGGCGGCACCTACTCGCTGTTCCACGACACGCTTGCCAACTACGGCATCAAGACGCGCTTTTTCGATCCCACCGACCTGGGCGCGCTGGAAGCCGGGGTCAACGAAAGCACCCGCCTCATCTTCGTCGAGACCATCGGCAACCCGAAGATGGATATTCCCGATATCGCGGCGTTTTCGGCGGTCTCCAGGAAGTACGGCATTCCGCTCATGGTCGATGCCACTGTTTCCACACCGTACCTGGCGCGGATGCGGGACCTGGGCGCGGACATCATCATCCATTCGACCAGCAAGTATATAAACGGCACCGCCAACTCCATCGGCGGCGCTATCGTCGACACGGGGAGCTTCGACTGGCACAGCGAGAAGTTTCCCCATTTCGAGCCGTTTCATCGCAAGTACCGCAACTTCGCCTTCACGGCTCGGGTGAGAAAACTGATCCACAAGGATTTCGGCGCCTGCGCCGCCCCTCTCAACGCCTTTTTGTCCGGAGAAGGGCTCGACACGCTCGCCCTCAGGATGGAACGCCACTGCTCCAACGCACTCGCACTGGCGCGCTTTCTTAAGGCCCACCCGAAAGTGGCCTGGGTCAACTACCCGGGACTTCCTGACTCTCCGTTTCACGAGGTGGCCGGGCGCCAGTTCGGCGGCCGCTTCGGCGGGCTGCTTACCTTCGGCCTCGCCGACAAGCCCGCGGCGTTCCGGCTGATCAACGCGCTCAGGCTCGCCAAGAATCTCGCCAACATCGGTGACACCAAGACCCTGGTGATCCACCCGGCCAGCACCATCTGCGCCGACTACACCCCTGAGGTGAAAGCGCTCATGGGGGTAAGCGAGGAACTGGTCCGGGTCTCGGTTGGGATCGAGGATCCGGCAGATATCGTGGAGGATTTCCGTGCCGCACTGGACCGGGTTTAAGGCTGTTCTTTACCAATCATCTATGCTACTAAACGAGGAGCGCATCTAATGAATCTGACAGTGAACGGTAAACCCGCCACCATCGACGGGGAGACCCCCGTCTCCATCACCATCCTGCTCAAAGCGTTGCAGGTCGAGCAGCGTGAGTATGTCACCGTGGAAGTAAACGGAGACATCATGGATCGCGGCGAGTTCGAGGCCACCACGGTCAAGGACGGCGACAGCGTCGAATTTCTTTATTTCATGGGCGGAGGTAGATAGTGAAGCTCACCGAAGAGCAGATTAACCGCTACTCGCGGCACATCCTTCTCAAGGAGGTCGGGGGAAAGGGGCAGCTGAAACTGATGAACGGCCGGGTGCTGGTGATCGGCGCTGGAGGCCTGGGCTCCCCCATCGCGCTGTACCTGGCCGCCGCCGGGGTGGGGACCATCGGCATCGCGGATGCCGACCAGGTCGACCTCTCCAACCTGCAGCGTCAGATCATCCACAGCACCCCCGACGTGGGCAAGGCGAAGGTGCTTTCAGCGAAGGAGAAGATGCTTGCCATCAACCCGGAACTGAACGTGGTCACCTACGAGACCTGGGTCAGCGCCGGGAACATCATGTCGATGATCGCCGACTACGACTTCGTCATTGACGGCACCGACAATTTCGCGGCGAAGTTCCTGATCAACGACGCCTGCGTCCTGGCAGGCAAACCCTACTCCCACGGCGGCATCCTGCAGTTCGACGGACAGACCTTCACCGTGGCCCCTGGCGAGTCTCCGTGCTACCGCTGCATCTTCCCGGAGCCGCCGCCCAAAGACGTGATCCCGACCTGCTCGCGGGCCGGGGTAATCGGCGTTCTCCCCGGCGTTATCGGCACCCTGCAGGCCACCGAAGCGATCAAGTTCCTGCTCGGCGCCGGGGACCTCCTGCATGGCCGTCTGCTCACCTACAGCGCGCTCCGCATGCGCTTCAGGGAGGTTCCCATCAGGAAAAACCCGAAATGCCCGATCTGCGGCGAGAACCCCACCATCACCGAACTGAAGGACGAGTTGGACGCCATGACCGTCTGCGACCTGGGGCACTGACATGCTGGAGATCCCCCGGGAGATACTGGACGCGGTCATCACGCAGGCGCAGGAAGGGTTCCAGCTCGAAGTGTGCGGCATCATGGGGGGGACGGGAAACCGCGTCGCGAGCCGCTACCCGATGACCAACACGGACGCGAGCAACGAGCACTTCATGATGGACCCGAAGGAGCAGTTCGCGGTGGTGAAGGCGATGCGTGCCGCCGGCGAGGAGATGCTGGTCATCTATCATTCCCACCCGGAATCCCCCGCTCGCCCCTCGCAGGAGGATATCCGCCTCGCCCTGACACCCAACGTGTGCCACCTGATCGTGTCGCTGGAAAACCGGGAAGAGCCGGTGGCGAAGGCGTTCAGGATCGCGGCGGGGGTGGTCGAACCGGTGGAAATCAACATCATTTAACAGGGATAAAAGGGATACAGGGGATAACGGCAAAAAGGCTGGTTAAACCCAATAACTCTTCAGATCTTTGGTTTTATCCCTTTTATCCCCTTTATCCCTGTGAATCTTTTTGTCTTTTACCCTTAGGAGAGAAACGTGGCAGAGCAGAAAGTCGATCTGAAAAACCTGAAGGCCGGCGGCTTCATCAAGGAGCGCGGCAAGGACCTGTTCACGGTACGCCTGCGCGTGCCCGGCGGCAGGATGAGCGTGGACCGCCTGTCCAGGATCGCAGCCGTGGCGCAGAAATACGGCAAGGGATACGTGCACTTGTCGGTGCGCCAGTCCATCGAGCTGATCAACATCAACTTCGCCGACTTCGACGCCGTGGTCGCCGAACTGGGCGAGGAACAGCAGAAGGTCGCCTCCTGCGGCGCCCGCGTGCGCGTCCCGACCGCCTGCGGCGGCTGCGAGTACAACCCCAACGGCCTGGTGGACACGCAGAAATCCGCGCTGGACGTGGACCAGAAGCTGTTCGGGACCGCCACGGGGCACCACAAGTTCAAGGTCTGCTTCGCCGGCTGCCCCTTCGACTGCCCCAAGTCGGCCATCAACGACGTCGGCTTCCAGGGCGCGGTTTGGCCCAAACTCGACGCAGACGGCTGCATCAGTTGCGGCCTGTGCGCGAAATCCTGCACCGAGGGGGCCCTCTCCATGGGTGCCGGCAACAAGCCGGTCTTTGATGCCGCGAAGTGCATCTACTGCGGCGACTGCATCAAGGTCTGCCCGACCGGGGCCTGGAGCGCCGAGAAGAAGGGGTACACGGTCCGCATCGGCGGCAAATGGGGGCGCCGTCCCCTGGTCGGGACCCTCTACGCGACATTCGTCCCAGAGGAGCGCGTGGTGGAGTTCATCGCGACAGTCCTCTCCTGGTACCAGGAGAAGGCGGAGGGTGCCGGGCGCGTGCGTCTGGGCGACATCATCATCCGCGAGGGATGGCAGTCGCTGCTGGAGCGCCTGCGCGTCGACTTCCCGGAGTACGTGGTGAAGGAAACCATCGCGCCGCAAGTGGTCCAGACCCAGCTGCCGCTTCCCGGGGTGCAGGCTTAAAAAAAAGCGAGAGGTAACAACATGCAAAGCATCGATCTCAGGGGCGTCACCTGCCCCACCAATTTCGTGATGGCCAAGCTGGAACTGGAGGACATCGAGGCGGGGACCACCGTCGAGTTTCTCCTCGATGACGGCGAGCCGGTCAAAAACGTGCCGAGAAGCCTGAAGGACGAAGGGCACAAGCTGCTCGGCCTGCAGGAAAGGGACGGCTACTACGTCCTGACGCTGGAGAAGGGCGAAGAGTAAATTCCACCTTCGCCGATGCGCCTGCGGATGATTTAACTATCCATTCCCTCGCCCTCCGGGAGAGGGTGCCCGGAGGGCGGGTGAGGGCTGGGCAACGGAGATAGGTCACTTCGCCTACCGCGACGCCCTCACCCCAACCCTCTCCCAGGGGGAGAGGGAGTGAACGACACCCTCACCCCAACCCTCTCCCAGGGGGAGAGGGAGCGAACGATGTCCGAATGAACGGAAAAAGAATGTCTGATAAGAAACGTGTAGTTGTGGCAATGAGCGGCGGCGTCGATTCATCGGTGACCGCCGCTCTTCTCAAGGAGCAGGGGCACGACGTCATCGGCGTATCGCTCCAGCTCTACGAGCGCCCCGAAAAGACGCCGTCCGGCGGTAAAACCTGCTGCTCGCTCACCGACGTCATGGACGCCGCCCGGGTCGCGAAGCGGCTGGGGATCCCCTTCCAGGTGGTGGACCTGCGCCAACGCTTCCAGGAGCTGGTGATCGACGATTTCGTCTCCGAGTACCGCGCCGGCAGGACCCCGAACCCCTGCGCCCGCTGCAACGAGAGGATCAAATTCGGCCTGCTTCTGGAGATGACCGCCTCCTTTGACGCCGACCTCCTCGCCACCGGGCACTACGCCCGCATTGAGGCCGACGCCTGCGGGATCTACCGCCTGCGCAAGGGGCTTGATCCCCGCAAGGACCAGACCTACTTCCTGTTCGGCATGAACCAGCAGCAGCTGGCCCGCACCATCTTTCCGGTGGGGCACCTGGAGAAGCCCGAGGTGCGCCAGCTCGCCGCGCACTTTAACCTCCCGGTGGCGCAAAAGCAGGAAAGCCAGGAGATCTGCTTCATCCCCGACAACGACTACATCCGCTTCCTGGAAGAGAGTGGCGTCGCCCCCCGCGCCGGAGAGATCGTGGACCGCGACGGCAACAGGCTCGGGCTCCACGACGGCATCCACAGGTACACCGTGGGGCAGCGGCGCGGCCTCGGCATCGCCTGGAAGGAGCCGCTTTACGTTACCGCGATCGACACGGCCAACGCGCGGGTGGTGGTCGGCCCCAAGGAGGAGCTGGAGAGAACGTCGCTGCTCGCGGACCAGCTCACCTGGACCAACGCGCCCATTTCCGGCTGTTTCCGCGGTACCTGCAGCATCCGCTACCGGCAGCAGCCGGTGCCGTGCCACGCCGAGTTGTGCAAGGACGGCAGACTCCGGGTGGAATTCGACACGCCGCAGACCGGCGTCACCCCCGGACAGGCGGTGGTCCTCTACGACGGAGATACGGTTGTCGGAGGGGGGTGGATCCTGTAGGCGCTCCCTCGAACTCAGCTCAGGCGCCGGAAAGACGACGCCTTGATCACCGCATACACCTCGTTTCTCGCCTGAATGGCCAGATCGTCGGCAGCCTGCACCACCACTTCCGCGATCAGGGTCTCATGGCCGCAGCGCAACTCCACCCCCACCTTGTTTCCCGACGGGAAGGTATCCATCACGGTGCACTTCAGGAGGTTGCGGGCGCTGACCGCCTCGGGGTGCCTTGTGAACAGGATGATGTCCCTGGAGGAAAGCTCCAATACCGCCATCGGCTCGTCGTTCCCCGCCGAGACGAAGATCTCCTCCATCCCCCACCGGTACACGTACAGCCCCCCCATCTTGCGCAGCTTCTCCACCTGCAAAAGGTTGATGTAACCCACCTGGCTCTGCCCCATCCGGTCGCGCGCCAGCTGCTCGGGCGTGGTCTGCCCCAGCACTCTCCCTCCCCCCATCGCCAGCACCTGGTCCGTCAGAAGCCGTATCTCCAGGAGCGAATGCGAGATGAAAATGTAGGGAATACCGAATTTTTCACTGGCTCGTTTCAAGTAATGGATGATCTGCAATTTGAGACCGTCGTCCAGCGCGGAGAGGGACTCGTCCATGAGGAGCAGGCGGGGGTTGGACAAGATCGCCCGCCCCAGCGCAACCCGCTGCTTCTCCCCTCCGGAGAGCCGGTTCACGCAGCGGTCGAGGAATCCGTCCAGCTTGAGGACTGAAACGAGGCTCTTCACGTCGATGCGCCGTTGCCGGGCCGGGCAGCGCCGGTAGCCGTAGAGGAGATTCGCCTCCACGGTGAGATGCGGGAACAGGCAGCTGTCTTGGAACACGATCGCGATTCTACGCTCCTGCGGCGGGAGATTGATGCCGCGCTCGCTGCTGAAGAGGCAATCGCCGTCGAGCAGAATCTCTCCCTCGTCCGGGGCGAGGAGGCCGGCGATGAGGCTGACCAGCGTCGATTTGCCGCTGCCGGAAGCACCGAACACACCTATCTGCTCCCCCGCCACCCGGAAGCCGGTCTTGAGATCGAAGGCGCCGCCGTAACTCTTGGATACCTCCATATGCAGTTCCATCATTTCCTCCCAAGCTTCCTGGCGAGACTCTCGTGAACCAAAAGCACAACCGTGGAAATGGCGATCGCGATACCGCACAGGAGCAGCGCCGCCCGCTCCTCGCCCGGCGCCCCGGCATAATCGTAGATGGCCAGCGGTATGGTCCGGGTGACCCCGGGTATGCTCCCTGCAACGATGATGGTGGCGCCAAACTCCCCCATGCTGCGCGCGAACATGAGCGAGGAGCCGGCGACGATGCCGGTGCGGGACAGGGGGAGGATCACGGTCGCCAGCGAATCGAGGGAGCTGGCGCCCAGGGTCCGCGAGGCCTGGACGAGACGAGGGTCGATGGATTCCATGGCGATGCGGATGGAACGCACCAGCAAGGGAAAGCCGACCAGGGCGGATGCCAGCACGGCAGCCTTCCAGGTGAAAATGAGACGCAAACCCAGAGGCTCCAACAGGGGGGCGAGCCAGCCACCGTTACCCAGCGCGAGCAGGAGCAGGTATCCCATGACCACCGGGGGAAGGGTAAGCGGCAGGTTCACCAGGACCTCGAGGAGCACCTTGGCCCTGAACCGGAAGAAGGTCATCAGGTACGCGTAGAGAAAGCCGAAAGGGAGACTTATCAGCGTCGCGGTGAGCGCCACCTTCATGGAGAGAACGATGGCATCGAAATCGGAACTGCTGAGGACGGGCATGGGTCACCTCGCTGTGGTGCCACTACCGGTAGCAGGTTTCATTCCCGGATACGGTAAACGCCCCAGATCCTTAAATTGCTGGACATTTGGCGCAAATACGACACGCGGAACAGCAGACGGCACGGGCCGTTCTGCCGTTTTTTAAGGCATATGGAGCGCATCAGAGGCAGAGGGGGGAGGTGGATACGGGAGGGGGCCGGGGGGGTGGGTGAAGCCGCATGCTGCGGAATCAATGCAAGGGGAGGGAGTAACGCTGGTCCTAGATGCTGCGGTCCGGATTCCGAAAGGTACACGCGAAAAGGGCGGCTTTGACTACGGCCGCCCTTCCCTCTTTCTGCCAGACGATGCCTGCTGGTTACCCCGCTACCTTGAACTGACTCATGATCTGCTCCAGATCCTTAACACAGACGGTGAGCTGGGCGGCCTGTCCGGCGCAGTGGTGCGATCCTTCGGCGGTGCTCTGCACGAGATCGGTGATCTGCCGTATGTTGCCACTGATCATTCCGGTGGTGGCCGTCTGCTCCTCGGCAGCCTGCGCTATCTGCACGATCTCGCCGGCGACGACAT
Encoded here:
- the mnmA gene encoding tRNA 2-thiouridine(34) synthase MnmA; translation: MSDKKRVVVAMSGGVDSSVTAALLKEQGHDVIGVSLQLYERPEKTPSGGKTCCSLTDVMDAARVAKRLGIPFQVVDLRQRFQELVIDDFVSEYRAGRTPNPCARCNERIKFGLLLEMTASFDADLLATGHYARIEADACGIYRLRKGLDPRKDQTYFLFGMNQQQLARTIFPVGHLEKPEVRQLAAHFNLPVAQKQESQEICFIPDNDYIRFLEESGVAPRAGEIVDRDGNRLGLHDGIHRYTVGQRRGLGIAWKEPLYVTAIDTANARVVVGPKEELERTSLLADQLTWTNAPISGCFRGTCSIRYRQQPVPCHAELCKDGRLRVEFDTPQTGVTPGQAVVLYDGDTVVGGGWIL
- the modC gene encoding molybdenum ABC transporter ATP-binding protein, which produces MELHMEVSKSYGGAFDLKTGFRVAGEQIGVFGASGSGKSTLVSLIAGLLAPDEGEILLDGDCLFSSERGINLPPQERRIAIVFQDSCLFPHLTVEANLLYGYRRCPARQRRIDVKSLVSVLKLDGFLDRCVNRLSGGEKQRVALGRAILSNPRLLLMDESLSALDDGLKLQIIHYLKRASEKFGIPYIFISHSLLEIRLLTDQVLAMGGGRVLGQTTPEQLARDRMGQSQVGYINLLQVEKLRKMGGLYVYRWGMEEIFVSAGNDEPMAVLELSSRDIILFTRHPEAVSARNLLKCTVMDTFPSGNKVGVELRCGHETLIAEVVVQAADDLAIQARNEVYAVIKASSFRRLS
- the modB gene encoding molybdate ABC transporter permease subunit codes for the protein MPVLSSSDFDAIVLSMKVALTATLISLPFGFLYAYLMTFFRFRAKVLLEVLVNLPLTLPPVVMGYLLLLALGNGGWLAPLLEPLGLRLIFTWKAAVLASALVGFPLLVRSIRIAMESIDPRLVQASRTLGASSLDSLATVILPLSRTGIVAGSSLMFARSMGEFGATIIVAGSIPGVTRTIPLAIYDYAGAPGEERAALLLCGIAIAISTVVLLVHESLARKLGRK